The window TGATCCGGAGAGCGCTACGCAACGTATCAACTTTGCACAAACGTTTAACGGCCTTGCAGCGGTATTGGCATCTTATTTAGGAGGCAAGGCCATACTATCGGGCAAAGTGCTTACGCCCGATCAGGAGAAGGCCATGTCGTCGCTACAATTGAATAACTATTTAAATAAAGAGGCGTCATCCGTACAATTGCCCTTCCTGATCATCGCAGTTACTGTGCTTATAGTGGCTATCCTGTTATGGCGTACCCATTTGCCCGAAATTGTTGAAGAAGGTGAAGGCCTGTCACAGCACGAAGACCGCACTTTTTTGGAGCGTATTGCCGACTTATTGAACGAAAAGGGTTTAAGGTTTGGGGTAGTAGCGCAATTTTTTTATGTAGGCGGGCAGGCCTGTGTAGGAAGTTTTCTGATCCGTTTTTCTGAAAGGGTAGCTGGAGTAGATGAGGCAGCGGCCAATAATTACCTTACTATGGCCCTTTTCGCTTTTCTGGCAGGCCGGTTTATTGGCACTTTCCTGATGTCATTTATCAACCCAGTAAAACTGCTGGCTATTTATGGTATCACCAATGTGTCGCTTATTGTGCTTTCGGTGTTTTTACACGGTAAGTTCCCGGTTTACGCGTTAATTGGAGTCGAGTTTTTTATGTCGATCATGTTCCCTACGATATTCTCGTTAAGTATCCGGGGATTGGGGGCCAAAACCAAAGAGGGTTCATCACTGGTGATCATGGCTATAGTAGGCGGTGCTATTTTCCCGCCGATAATGGGCAAACTATCTGATATGACCAATATCCAGATTGCTTACCTGGTACCGGCCGCCTGCTTTTTGTTTGTTTTTTACTTTGCCATACGAAATTTAAAAGTAAAAGAGGTGAAACTTACCGTATCCCACTAACAAATCAATTTTTATAACGAATATCCATATACCATGAATTTACAACTCA is drawn from Mucilaginibacter ginsenosidivorax and contains these coding sequences:
- the fucP gene encoding L-fucose:H+ symporter permease; this encodes MSKNKNTLAVVLITSLFFIWGFALNLNPILIPHLKKACQLSDLQSSLVDSAAYFAYFLLPIPAAQFMKRYGYKGGILFGLILFSVGAFLFFPASIVRNYAFFLGALFIIFSGAAFLETAANPYISVLGDPESATQRINFAQTFNGLAAVLASYLGGKAILSGKVLTPDQEKAMSSLQLNNYLNKEASSVQLPFLIIAVTVLIVAILLWRTHLPEIVEEGEGLSQHEDRTFLERIADLLNEKGLRFGVVAQFFYVGGQACVGSFLIRFSERVAGVDEAAANNYLTMALFAFLAGRFIGTFLMSFINPVKLLAIYGITNVSLIVLSVFLHGKFPVYALIGVEFFMSIMFPTIFSLSIRGLGAKTKEGSSLVIMAIVGGAIFPPIMGKLSDMTNIQIAYLVPAACFLFVFYFAIRNLKVKEVKLTVSH